Proteins from one Ananas comosus cultivar F153 linkage group 5, ASM154086v1, whole genome shotgun sequence genomic window:
- the LOC109710663 gene encoding phospholipase D alpha 1, giving the protein MAQILLHGTLHVTIFEADSLSNPHRLTGGAPKIFRKLVEGVEDAVGLGKGATKLYATIDLEKARVGRTRMITNEPVNPRWYESFHIYCAHLVADIIFTVKVDNPIGASLIGRAYLPVQDILSGEEVDRWLEICDDNKNPLHGGAKIHVKLQYFDVTKDPNWGRGIRSKKYPGVPYTFFSQRQGCKVTLYQDAHVPDDFIPKIPLANGNYYEPHRCWEDVFDAISNAQHLIYITGWSVYTEITLVRDSKRPKPGGDVTLGELLKKKASEGVRVLMLVWDDRTSVGLLKKDGLMATHDEETANYFQGSDVHCVLCPRNPDDGGSIVQDLQISTMFTHHQKIVVVDHEMPNEGSQQRRIVSFVGGIDLCDGRYDTQFHSLFRTLDTVHHNDFHQPNFGGASIKKGGPREPWHDIHSRLEGPVAWDVLFNFEQRWRKQGGRDLLLQLRDLSDIIIPPSPVMFPEDKEQWNVQLFRSIDGGAAFGFPETPEDAARAGLVSGKDNIIDRSIQDAYINAIRRAKKFIYIENQYFLGSSFNWKPDGIKPEEIEALHLIPKELSLKIVSKIEAGERFTVYVVVPMWPEGVPESGSVQAILDWQRRTLEMMYTDIIQALQAKGIEANPKDYLTFFCLGNREVKKSGEYEPEEHPEADTDYIRAQQARRFMIYVHAKMMIVDDEYIIVGSANINERSMNGARDSEIAMGGYQPHYLTTRQQPARGQIHGFRMALWYEHLGMLDDAFQNPQNVECVQKVNKIADKYWDLYSSDSLDRDLPGHLLRYPIAITNEGVVTELPGMEFFPDTRARVLGAKTDYLPPILTT; this is encoded by the exons ATGGCGCAGATTCTGCTCCATGGGACGCTTCACGTCACCATTTTTGAGGCGGATTCGCTCTCCAATCCCCACAGATTGACCGGCGGAGCTCCAAAAATCTTCCGCAAG CTTGTTGAAGGCGTTGAGGATGCTGTGGGTCTTGGAAAAGGCGCCACCAAACTTTATGCAACCATTGACTTAGAGAAGGCCAGAGTTGGTCGAACAAGAATGATAACAAATGAGCCTGTCAACCCACGGTGGTACGAATCCTTTCATATTTACTGTGCTCACTTGGTTGCCGACATCATTTTCACGGTCAAGGTTGATAACCCTATTGGGGCATCCCTCATTGGGAGGGCTTATTTGCCTGTTCAAGACATTCTTAGTGGTGAGGAAGTAGATCGATGGCTTGAAATTTGCGATGATAACAAAAATCCTCTTCATGGAGGGGCTAAGATCCATGTGAAACTTCAATACTTTGATGTCACAAAAGATCCTAATTGGGGGAGGGGTATAAGGAGCAAGAAGTACCCTGGTGTtccttatacttttttctcacAGAGGCAGGGTTGCAAAGTTACTCTTTACCAAGACGCGCACGTCCCGGACGACTTCATTCCCAAAATACCCCTTGCTAACGGCAACTACTATGAACCTCACAGATGCTGGGAGGACGTGTTCGATGCAATCAGCAATGCCCAGCATTTGATTTACATTACTGGTTGGTCGGTGTACACTGAGATCACCTTAGTTAGGGACTCTAAGCGGCCAAAACCTGGAGGGGATGTTACTCTTGGGGAGTTACTTAAGAAAAAGGCCAGTGAAGGTGTGCGAGTCCTTATGCTCGTGTGGGATGATAGGACTTCAGTGGGACTGTTGAAGAAAGATGGACTGATGGCCACGCATGATGAAGAGACTGCGAATTACTTCCAAGGCTCCGATGTGCACTGTGTTTTGTGCCCTAGAAATCCCGATGATGGAGGTAGCATTGTTCAAGATCTTCAGATTTCTACCATGTTCACTCATCATCAAAAGATTGTAGTCGTCGATCATGAGATGCCTAACGAGGGCTCCCAACAGAGGAGGATTGTGAGCTTTGTTGGGGGAATTGATCTTTGTGATGGCAGATATGATACCCAGTTCCATTCTCTGTTCAGGACTTTAGACACGGTCCATCACAATGACTTCCACCAGCCAAATTTTGGTGGCGCATCGATCAAGAAAGGCGGACCAAGGGAGCCATGGCATGATATTCATTCGAGACTAGAAGGACCTGTTGCCTGGGATGTCCTCTTCAACTTTGAGCAGAGGTGGCGAAAGCAGGGTGGTAGGGATCTTCTTTTACAGCTCAGGGATCTCTCTGACATCATCATCCCTCCATCTCCGGTGATGTTTCCAGAGGACAAAGAACAATGGAATGTTCAGCTCTTCCGATCCATTGACGGTGGTGCCGCTTTTGGCTTCCCTGAGACCCCAGAGGATGCTGCAAGAGCTGGGCTTGTTAGTGGAAAAGATAATATTATAGATAGAAGCATTCAGGATGCTTATATTAATGCCATTAGAAGGGCAAAAAAATTCATCTATATAGAGAACCAATACTTCCTCGGTAGTTCATTTAACTGGAAACCTGATGGCATCAAGCCTGAAGAAATTGAGGCATTGCATTTGATCCCGAAGGAGCTTTCTTTGAAGATTGTTAGTAAAATTGAAGCTGGGGAGAGATTTACTGTCTACGTTGTAGTCCCAATGTGGCCAGAAGGTGTTCCAGAAAGCGGTTCTGTTCAAGCCATTTTGGATTGGCAGCGGAGGACGTTGGAGATGATGTATACTGACATCATACAGGCTCTTCAAGCTAAGGGCATTGAAGCGAACCCCAAGGATTATCTCACCTTCTTTTGCTTGGGGAATAGGGAGGTGAAGAAGAGCGGAGAATATGAACCGGAGGAGCATCCAGAGGCAGACACAGATTATATCAGGGCTCAGCAGGCCAGGCGGTTCATGATCTATGTTCACGCCAAAATGATGATAG TTGATGATGAATACATCATAGTGGGATCAGCCAACATTAACGAGAGGTCAATGAACGGAGCCAGGGACTCAGAGATCGCCATGGGTGGTTACCAACCACACTATCTGACTACCAGGCAGCAGCCAGCAAGAGGACAGATCCATGGATTCCGGATGGCTCTATGGTACGAGCACCTCGGAATGCTCGATGACGCCTTCCAGAATCCGCAGAATGTGGAGTGTGTTCAGAAGGTGAACAAGATTGCGGACAAGTACTGGGACCTCTACTCCAGTGACAGCCTCGACCGCGACCTCCCTGGCCATCTCCTCAGGTACCCTATTGCCATCACCAATGAAGGGGTGGTTACTGAGCTTCCAGGGATGGAGTTCTTCCCTGACACCCGGGCCCGCGTGCTTGGTGCCAAAACGGACTACCTCCCGCCCATCCTCACCACATGA
- the LOC109710664 gene encoding TBC domain-containing protein C1952.17c-like isoform X3, translated as MLLLRGKLKLKLKLLQKMRSVSDPPPHPPGAELQNRRPGGLAHSEEADRLEFQLSQNVINLEALQHIARNGLSHGGEQRATIWKSESSRTKGEASTSNKQPAKNDDDGLLSRREVFNGNHPLNLGNGGVWHQFFKDAEIAEQIDRDLLRTHPDIDFFSVGFPCSEKHRDAMRNILLLFAKLNPAIGYVQGMNEVLAPLYYVFRTQADEQNASNAEADSFGCFVRLLSGSVDHFCQQLDNSSVGIHSTLSRLSELLKANDEDLWHHLENTKVNPQFYAFRWITLLLTQEFKFHSIMRIWDCLLSNPCGVQEMLLRVCCAMLLCVKHELLNGDFASNLELLQHYPEIDLETLLDIACHLIPCSPTHLLHC; from the exons atgCTGCTGCTCCGAGGCAAGCTCAAGCTCAAGCTCAAGCTCCTCCAGAAGATGCGCTCCGTCTCCGATCCTCCTCCCCACCCGCCCGGCGCGGAACTCCAGAATCGGCGGCCCGGGGGCCTCGCCCACTCTGAGGAGGCCGATCGCTTGGAGTTCCAG CTATCTCAAAATGTGATTAATTTAGAAGCATTGCAACACATTGCTCGGAATGGCCTTTCCCATGGAGGAGAGCAGCGCGCAACAATTTGGAAG TCAGAGTCCTCAAGGACGAAGGGTGAAGCATCAACTTCGAACAAGCAGCCTGCAAAAAATGACGATGACGGTCTACTGTCCCGACGTGAGGTTTTCAATGGGAATCATCCTTTAAATCTTGGCAATGGTGGTGTCTGGCATCAATTTTTCAAG GATGCAGAGATTGCGGAGCAGATTGATCGTGATCTACTGCGAACCCATCCCGACATAGATTTCTTTTCAGTAGGTTTTCCTTGTAGTGAAAAGCATCGG GATGCCATGAGGAACATTCTTCTTCTGTTTGCGAAACTTAATCCAGCAATAGGGTATGTACAAGGGATGAATGAGGTCTTAGCTCCACTGTACTATGTATTTAGGACGCAAGCGGATGAGCAAAATGCT TCAAATGCAGAAGCAGATAGTTTCGGCTGCTTTGTTCGGTTGTTAAGTGGATCTGTCGATCATTTCTGCCAACAATTGGATAATAGCTCTGTGGGCATACATTCTACCCTTTCACGTTTATCTGAACTTCTAAAAGCCAATGATGAAGATCTCTGGCACCATCTGGAGAACACAAAG GTGAATCCTCAGTTCTATGCATTTCGGTGGATAACCTTGCTGCTGACTCAGGAATTTAAGTTCCATTCTATAATGAGGATATGGGATTGTCTTCTTAGTAATCCCTGTGGCGTGCAA GAGATGCTACTGAGGGTCTGTTGTGCCATGTTGTTGTGTGTGAAACATGAGCTTCTGAATGGTGATTTTGCATCAAATTTGGAACTTCTCCAACATTATCCGGAAATTGATCTGGAAACTCTGCTAGACATTGCTTGTCATCTGATTCCATGTTCGCCTACTCATTTGCTCCATTGCTAG
- the LOC109710664 gene encoding TBC1 domain family member 13-like isoform X2, with protein sequence MLLLRGKLKLKLKLLQKMRSVSDPPPHPPGAELQNRRPGGLAHSEEADRLEFQLSQNVINLEALQHIARNGLSHGGEQRATIWKLFLGYLPVERDAWERELAGNRSRYAELKDELLAQILQSESSRTKGEASTSNKQPAKNDDDGLLSRREVFNGNHPLNLGNGGVWHQFFKDAEIAEQIDRDLLRTHPDIDFFSVGFPCSEKHRDAMRNILLLFAKLNPAIGYVQGMNEVLAPLYYVFRTQADEQNASNAEADSFGCFVRLLSGSVDHFCQQLDNSSVGIHSTLSRLSELLKANDEDLWHHLENTKVNPQFYAFRWITLLLTQEFKFHSIMRIWDCLLSNPCGVQEMLLRVCCAMLLCVKHELLNGDFASNLELLQHYPEIDLETLLDIACHLIPCSPTHLLHC encoded by the exons atgCTGCTGCTCCGAGGCAAGCTCAAGCTCAAGCTCAAGCTCCTCCAGAAGATGCGCTCCGTCTCCGATCCTCCTCCCCACCCGCCCGGCGCGGAACTCCAGAATCGGCGGCCCGGGGGCCTCGCCCACTCTGAGGAGGCCGATCGCTTGGAGTTCCAG CTATCTCAAAATGTGATTAATTTAGAAGCATTGCAACACATTGCTCGGAATGGCCTTTCCCATGGAGGAGAGCAGCGCGCAACAATTTGGAAG CTTTTCTTGGGTTATTTACCTGTTGAAAGAGACGCTTGGGAAAGAGAGCTGGCCGGAAATAGATCAAGATATGCTGAGCTGAAGGATGAACTTCTCGCGCAAATCCT GCAGTCAGAGTCCTCAAGGACGAAGGGTGAAGCATCAACTTCGAACAAGCAGCCTGCAAAAAATGACGATGACGGTCTACTGTCCCGACGTGAGGTTTTCAATGGGAATCATCCTTTAAATCTTGGCAATGGTGGTGTCTGGCATCAATTTTTCAAG GATGCAGAGATTGCGGAGCAGATTGATCGTGATCTACTGCGAACCCATCCCGACATAGATTTCTTTTCAGTAGGTTTTCCTTGTAGTGAAAAGCATCGG GATGCCATGAGGAACATTCTTCTTCTGTTTGCGAAACTTAATCCAGCAATAGGGTATGTACAAGGGATGAATGAGGTCTTAGCTCCACTGTACTATGTATTTAGGACGCAAGCGGATGAGCAAAATGCT TCAAATGCAGAAGCAGATAGTTTCGGCTGCTTTGTTCGGTTGTTAAGTGGATCTGTCGATCATTTCTGCCAACAATTGGATAATAGCTCTGTGGGCATACATTCTACCCTTTCACGTTTATCTGAACTTCTAAAAGCCAATGATGAAGATCTCTGGCACCATCTGGAGAACACAAAG GTGAATCCTCAGTTCTATGCATTTCGGTGGATAACCTTGCTGCTGACTCAGGAATTTAAGTTCCATTCTATAATGAGGATATGGGATTGTCTTCTTAGTAATCCCTGTGGCGTGCAA GAGATGCTACTGAGGGTCTGTTGTGCCATGTTGTTGTGTGTGAAACATGAGCTTCTGAATGGTGATTTTGCATCAAATTTGGAACTTCTCCAACATTATCCGGAAATTGATCTGGAAACTCTGCTAGACATTGCTTGTCATCTGATTCCATGTTCGCCTACTCATTTGCTCCATTGCTAG
- the LOC109710664 gene encoding TBC1 domain family member 13-like isoform X1, whose amino-acid sequence MLLLRGKLKLKLKLLQKMRSVSDPPPHPPGAELQNRRPGGLAHSEEADRLEFQLSQNVINLEALQHIARNGLSHGGEQRATIWKQLFLGYLPVERDAWERELAGNRSRYAELKDELLAQILQSESSRTKGEASTSNKQPAKNDDDGLLSRREVFNGNHPLNLGNGGVWHQFFKDAEIAEQIDRDLLRTHPDIDFFSVGFPCSEKHRDAMRNILLLFAKLNPAIGYVQGMNEVLAPLYYVFRTQADEQNASNAEADSFGCFVRLLSGSVDHFCQQLDNSSVGIHSTLSRLSELLKANDEDLWHHLENTKVNPQFYAFRWITLLLTQEFKFHSIMRIWDCLLSNPCGVQEMLLRVCCAMLLCVKHELLNGDFASNLELLQHYPEIDLETLLDIACHLIPCSPTHLLHC is encoded by the exons atgCTGCTGCTCCGAGGCAAGCTCAAGCTCAAGCTCAAGCTCCTCCAGAAGATGCGCTCCGTCTCCGATCCTCCTCCCCACCCGCCCGGCGCGGAACTCCAGAATCGGCGGCCCGGGGGCCTCGCCCACTCTGAGGAGGCCGATCGCTTGGAGTTCCAG CTATCTCAAAATGTGATTAATTTAGAAGCATTGCAACACATTGCTCGGAATGGCCTTTCCCATGGAGGAGAGCAGCGCGCAACAATTTGGAAG CAGCTTTTCTTGGGTTATTTACCTGTTGAAAGAGACGCTTGGGAAAGAGAGCTGGCCGGAAATAGATCAAGATATGCTGAGCTGAAGGATGAACTTCTCGCGCAAATCCT GCAGTCAGAGTCCTCAAGGACGAAGGGTGAAGCATCAACTTCGAACAAGCAGCCTGCAAAAAATGACGATGACGGTCTACTGTCCCGACGTGAGGTTTTCAATGGGAATCATCCTTTAAATCTTGGCAATGGTGGTGTCTGGCATCAATTTTTCAAG GATGCAGAGATTGCGGAGCAGATTGATCGTGATCTACTGCGAACCCATCCCGACATAGATTTCTTTTCAGTAGGTTTTCCTTGTAGTGAAAAGCATCGG GATGCCATGAGGAACATTCTTCTTCTGTTTGCGAAACTTAATCCAGCAATAGGGTATGTACAAGGGATGAATGAGGTCTTAGCTCCACTGTACTATGTATTTAGGACGCAAGCGGATGAGCAAAATGCT TCAAATGCAGAAGCAGATAGTTTCGGCTGCTTTGTTCGGTTGTTAAGTGGATCTGTCGATCATTTCTGCCAACAATTGGATAATAGCTCTGTGGGCATACATTCTACCCTTTCACGTTTATCTGAACTTCTAAAAGCCAATGATGAAGATCTCTGGCACCATCTGGAGAACACAAAG GTGAATCCTCAGTTCTATGCATTTCGGTGGATAACCTTGCTGCTGACTCAGGAATTTAAGTTCCATTCTATAATGAGGATATGGGATTGTCTTCTTAGTAATCCCTGTGGCGTGCAA GAGATGCTACTGAGGGTCTGTTGTGCCATGTTGTTGTGTGTGAAACATGAGCTTCTGAATGGTGATTTTGCATCAAATTTGGAACTTCTCCAACATTATCCGGAAATTGATCTGGAAACTCTGCTAGACATTGCTTGTCATCTGATTCCATGTTCGCCTACTCATTTGCTCCATTGCTAG
- the LOC109710665 gene encoding ethylene-responsive transcription factor WIN1 translates to MVQSKKFRGVRQRHWGSWVSEIRHPLLKRRVWLGTFETAEEAARAYDEAAVLMSGRNAKTNFPVNKTPSGDAQPCRENLNSSAASATNLSEILSAKLRKCCKTPSPSLTCLRLDTEKSHIGVWQKRAGARADSNWVMTVQLSKVGEQVTCEATTTTTTTTPPVSSASEASNVTQGSTVTSSAMIDEEESIALQMIEELLNRNCPVPPPSRAEPLQSAVDNL, encoded by the exons ATGGTACAGTCGAAGAAGTTCAGGGGCGTCAGGCAGCGCCACTGGGGCTCCTGGGTCTCCGAGATTAGGCACCCTCTCCT GAAGAGGAGGGTGTGGCTGGGCACCTTCGAGACGGCCGAGGAAGCCGCCCGCGCCTACGACGAGGCTGCCGTGCTGATGAGCGGCCGCAACGCCAAGACCAACTTCCCCGTCAACAAGACCCCCTCCGGGGACGCACAGCCTTGCAGAGAAAACCTCAACTCCTCCGCGGCCTCCGCCACCAACCTGTCTGAGATCCTCAGCGCCAAGCTCCGCAAGTGCTGCAAGACGCCATCCCCGTCGCTCACGTGCCTCAGGCTCGACACCGAGAAGTCGCACATTGGCGTGTGGCAGAAGCGCGCCGGCGCCCGCGCCGACTCCAACTGGGTCATGACCGTCCAGCTCAGCAAAGTCGGCGAGCAGGTCACCTGCGaggccaccaccaccaccaccaccaccaccccgcCGGTTTCATCCGCCTCGGAGGCCTCCAACGTCACGCAAGGGTCGACCGTGACGAGCAGCGCCATGATCGACGAGGAGGAGAGCATCGCGCTGCAGATGATCGAGGAGCTTCTCAACAGGAACTGCCCTGTTCCTCCCCCTTCACGTGCCGAGCCCCTGCAAAGTGCGGTGGACAACCTCTAA
- the LOC109710558 gene encoding DEAD-box ATP-dependent RNA helicase 41 — protein sequence MESNSDQLPCNSLASIDGDPTPADSPVKERCFDQREALPGEPRCVICGRYGEYICDQTNDDICSVECKTILLSRRADTKKPEIKSKKPRNFPFHDECFYVKDDRCSNLQGETTEQIASLRSKIDISVKGQSIPDLILSFSSCNLPAKLEHNLESAGYVIPTPVQMQAIPAALSCRNLLVSAETGSGKTAAFLVPIISHCSQIRSQHVTDRKNPLAMVLAPTRELCVQIEEQAKLLGKGLPFRTALVVGGEALAGQIYRIESCIELIVGTPGRLIDLLSKHNVELGGISVLVLDEVDCMLQKGFRDHVMQIFCALSSPQVLMFSATISLEVEKMVRSIVNDLIYILCGSTNRPNKSVKQIVIWVDPKQKKQKLFEILMSKQHFKPPTVVFVGSRLGADLLSQAITLATGLRALSIHGEKMMNERRESLRMFLTGEVPIIVSTGVLGRGMDLLKVRQVIIFDLPNSIEDYIHQVGRASRMGDEGTSIIFVNEEDKKLFKELVQTLKSAGAAIPRELANSKYLMGTFSVSGRKKRKFGS from the exons ATGGAAAGTAACAGTGATCAGTTGCCCTGTAATTCACTTGCTTCTATTGACGGTGATCCTACACCTGCAG ATTCACCTGTGAAGGAAAGATGTTTTGACCAGAGAGAAGCACTTCCTGGGGAGCCACGCTGTGTTATTTGTGGACGCTATGGGGAATACATATGCGACCAAACCAATGATGACATCTGCAGTGTAGAATGCAAAACTATCCTTCTTTCTAGACGTGCTGATACTAAGAAGCcagaaataaaatccaaaaagccCAGGAACTTTCCCTTTCATGACGAGTGCTTCTATGTTAAAGATGACAGGTGCTCCAACCTGCAGGGCGAAACCACTGAACAAATTGCTTCTTTAAGaagcaaaattgacatttctgTTAAGGGACAGAGCATTCCAGATCTGATTTTATCCTTCTCTTCTTGCAATCTCCCTGCTAAGCTCGAACATAATCTTGAAAGTGCTGGATATGTTATTCCTACCCCAGTCCAGATGCAAGCCATTCCTGCTGCACTTAGTTGTAGAAACTTGCTTGTTTCTGCTGAAACTGGTTCTGGTAAGACAGCTGCTTTTCTAGTTCCAATAATCTCCCACTGTTCGCAAATCCGGTCGCAACATGTTACTGACCGGAAGAATCCATTGGCAATGGTTCTTGCTCCAACTAGAGAGCTGTGTGTGCAGATAGAGGAGCAAGCTAAGTTGCTTGGAAAGGGCCTACCTTTTAGAACTGCCCTTGTTGTTGGAGGAGAAGCCTTGGCTGGGCAGATATACCGAATAGAGAGTTGCATAGAATTAATTGTGGGTACCCCTGGAAGGCTAATTGATCTCCTTTCTAAACATAATGTTGAACTCGGTGGGATTTCTGTCTTGGTTCTGGATGAAGTAGACTGCATGTTGCAGAAAGGGTTCCGCGATCACGTCATGCAAATATTTTGTGCACTATCATCCCCTCAGGTATTGATGTTCTCTGCGACGATTTCTCTAGAGGTTGAAAAGATGGTTCGTTCTATTGTTAACGACTTGATATATATTCTTTGCGGGAGCACAAACAGACCAAACAAATCAGTGAAGCAAATTGTTATTTGGGTCGATCCTAAACAGAAGAAACAAAAGCTTTTTGAGATATTGATGAGCAAGCAGCATTTTAAGCCCCCTACTGTGGTGTTTGTAGGTTCAAGACTAGGAGCTGATCTTTTGTCTCAAGCAATTACACTTGCTACTGGATTGCGAGCTCTCTCAATTCATGGGGAGAAGATGATgaatgagaggagagagagtttGAGAATGTTCTTGACAGGAGAAGTTCCCATAATTGTGTCTACAGGGGTTTTGGGCCGTGGGATGGATCTTTTGAAAGTACGGCAGGTGATAATATTTGACTTGCCAAATTCTATTGAAGATTACATTCATCAAGTGGGAAGGGCTTCTCGAATGGGGGATGAGGGTACATCAATTATCTTTGTGAATGAGGAGGACAAGAAGCTGTTTAAGGAGCTTGTGCAGACTCTAAAGTCTGCAGGAGCTGCTATTCCGCGAGAGCTAGCAAATTCGAAGTACTTAATGGGTACTTTCTCTGTTAGTGGTAGAAAGAAGAGAAAGTTTGGTTCATAG